From Nostoc flagelliforme CCNUN1, a single genomic window includes:
- a CDS encoding aromatic ring-hydroxylating dioxygenase subunit alpha — protein sequence MQSEFDFFRQWYPLSPLEDINPNCPTAVVLLGLRLVIWKPKSSKTYQVFLDQCPHRLAPLSEGRVDEKTGNLMCSYHGWQFDAQGICTYIPQAENPEIVARNQKNFCTVTFPVRQQNDLLWVWPDAKSAEHAGTTPLPLSPQVDASKGFVWDSFVRDLEYDWQTLVENVADPSHVPFAHHKVQGIREQAVPIPMNIEKAAVNLIEAVIERSSGRTTITFEPPCRLEYAISLGSGKQLGIVTYCIPVSPGRSRIVAQFPINFAKTIYGLLPRWLEHIIIRNPLLDGDMILLHQQERFFEQKKLVESWKAAYKLPTSADRLVIEFRNWFEKYCDGHLPWNEVEITSLQNSNINDSRTVLLDRYKQHTQHCSSCRGALMVIQRLQAVLLAYSTITISGVAILPDPLRVKLGLTLIITALLSLAACTWLKLWLVPKFYFVDYVHAKK from the coding sequence ATACAATCTGAGTTTGATTTTTTTCGACAGTGGTATCCACTTTCTCCTCTTGAAGATATCAATCCAAACTGCCCCACAGCAGTTGTGCTTTTGGGATTACGCTTAGTCATTTGGAAGCCTAAATCATCAAAGACCTACCAAGTATTCCTAGATCAATGCCCCCATCGCCTTGCTCCATTAAGCGAAGGGCGTGTTGATGAAAAGACGGGTAATCTGATGTGTAGCTATCATGGTTGGCAGTTTGATGCTCAAGGAATTTGTACATATATTCCCCAAGCAGAAAATCCAGAAATTGTTGCTAGGAATCAAAAAAACTTCTGTACAGTTACATTCCCTGTTCGTCAGCAAAATGATTTACTTTGGGTTTGGCCAGATGCTAAATCAGCAGAACACGCTGGAACTACGCCATTACCTCTGTCACCTCAAGTAGATGCTAGCAAAGGTTTTGTTTGGGATTCTTTTGTACGCGACTTGGAATATGATTGGCAAACTCTTGTTGAGAATGTGGCAGATCCAAGTCATGTTCCTTTTGCACATCATAAAGTGCAAGGCATTCGAGAGCAAGCAGTACCTATACCTATGAATATTGAGAAAGCAGCAGTAAATTTGATTGAAGCGGTTATTGAAAGAAGCTCAGGACGAACAACAATTACTTTTGAACCACCTTGCCGTTTAGAATATGCAATTAGTCTTGGTTCTGGAAAGCAGTTAGGAATAGTCACTTACTGCATTCCAGTGTCTCCAGGTAGGTCAAGAATAGTGGCTCAATTTCCGATTAATTTTGCTAAAACAATCTATGGTCTACTACCACGTTGGTTAGAACACATCATAATTCGTAATCCGCTTCTTGATGGAGATATGATTCTTCTACACCAGCAAGAGCGTTTTTTTGAACAGAAAAAGTTAGTTGAAAGCTGGAAAGCTGCCTACAAGCTACCTACAAGTGCAGATCGTTTAGTGATTGAGTTCAGAAATTGGTTTGAAAAGTATTGTGATGGGCATTTGCCGTGGAATGAAGTCGAAATTACTTCCTTGCAAAACTCAAATATTAACGACAGTCGGACTGTACTGCTTGATCGCTACAAACAACATACTCAGCACTGTAGTAGCTGCCGAGGGGCGCTGATGGTGATCCAGCGCTTGCAAGCGGTACTGTTGGCATACTCTACTATTACTATTTCAGGAGTTGCTATCCTTCCAGATCCGCTTCGAGTCAAGCTTGGTTTAACGCTAATTATTACAGCACTATTAAGTTTGGCAGCTTGCACTTGGCTCAAACTTTGGCTTGTCCCTAAATTTTACTTTGTAGACTATGTTCATGCCAAAAAATAA
- a CDS encoding two-partner secretion domain-containing protein, whose translation MHQTKLKIERWKTISWLFNAGTLYYIFFSISTTAQIVPDTTLTNNSRVTNQGSTNIINGGTRAGTNLFHSFKDFSVSNGNTAFFNNAGDVQNIISRVTGKSVSNINGLIRANGTANLFLLNPNGIIFGSNAQLNIGGSFVATTANSIKFADGKQFFAQPNHQEALLTISAPTGLAFRDNSTGTIQILGGGHQITPNAGLSPTIVNNNSTGLLVQPGKTLALIGSNVNVEGGIITTPGGQSELGSVGSGFVDLKSNNQGWTFDYEGVRKFEDIQLSKQALINASGTGAGTIQVHGNNVYLTDGSTMLIQNLGETSSGNININASRSLVLEGTSPDGNVSSSILTETVNTGKGGDLKVFTQRLTLQDGARVGAGTYSNASGGNVTINASDSVQLLENRLANPFRRGDTISLISAATFASGQAGSVQMSTDQLRITDGGTVASSSFGTGNGNNVIVNADSIEITGIKPGRSAPSTIAATAFNAGNAGSLTINTSQLRLKNGGVVNSVAFATGNAGSINIYAENFIEVSGKANSFQPSFISSSVNVANETVRKIFGLPLIPTGSAGNITIDTPFLNVNQGGLISVANEGLGDAGRLEIKSNTINITNNGGVTATTTVGQGGDINITSNNIFLRNGIISTTAGQQDTDGDGGNININTNILVLAENSSITANAFKGRGGNILINARGLFFSPNSQITASSQFGLNGDVQINGFYVDPNGIESVPFGLAETPKVASVCQGQSDVARSEFVMTGVDRLPLAPNDVPPIKPTWQDNFVSGQVNNNSEEATVQTNQATQIVEAQGWVQDSYGNVTLTAEANSATPYAVSSASLCSEENVLKNTLTTHAQQ comes from the coding sequence ATGCATCAGACGAAACTTAAAATAGAACGGTGGAAAACAATCTCCTGGCTTTTCAACGCGGGTACATTATATTACATATTCTTTTCAATTTCAACTACTGCACAAATCGTTCCAGATACTACTCTCACTAATAATTCTCGCGTCACAAATCAAGGCAGTACTAATATTATCAATGGCGGGACTAGAGCCGGAACTAATCTGTTCCACAGTTTTAAAGATTTTTCTGTTTCTAATGGGAATACTGCTTTCTTTAATAATGCCGGTGATGTTCAGAACATTATTAGCCGCGTCACAGGAAAATCTGTTTCTAACATTAATGGTTTAATTCGTGCTAATGGAACAGCTAACCTATTTCTACTCAACCCCAATGGAATTATTTTTGGTTCTAACGCTCAACTAAACATTGGTGGGTCATTTGTCGCAACCACAGCCAACAGTATTAAATTTGCTGATGGTAAACAGTTTTTTGCTCAACCCAACCATCAAGAAGCATTGCTAACAATTAGCGCCCCTACAGGGCTAGCATTTAGAGATAATTCAACTGGAACTATTCAAATTTTAGGTGGCGGACATCAAATTACACCAAATGCAGGTTTATCCCCTACCATAGTAAACAACAATTCAACAGGACTTTTAGTACAACCAGGAAAGACTCTAGCTTTAATCGGGAGTAACGTAAATGTGGAAGGTGGCATTATAACTACTCCAGGGGGACAATCTGAGTTGGGTAGTGTAGGGTCTGGTTTTGTTGACCTCAAATCCAATAACCAAGGATGGACTTTTGATTACGAAGGAGTTCGCAAGTTTGAAGATATTCAGTTATCGAAACAAGCTTTAATCAATGCTAGTGGTACAGGCGCTGGAACGATTCAGGTACATGGAAATAATGTCTATCTGACAGACGGTTCAACAATGTTGATTCAGAATTTAGGCGAGACTTCATCTGGAAATATCAATATTAATGCTTCTAGGTCTTTGGTTTTAGAAGGAACTTCTCCAGATGGCAATGTTTCTAGTAGTATACTCACGGAAACAGTAAATACTGGAAAAGGTGGCGATCTAAAAGTTTTTACCCAACGATTAACGCTTCAGGATGGAGCAAGAGTGGGAGCAGGTACATACAGTAACGCTTCTGGAGGTAACGTAACTATTAATGCCTCTGATTCTGTGCAATTGTTAGAAAACAGGCTTGCTAATCCTTTTCGTCGTGGAGATACTATTAGCTTAATCAGTGCTGCTACTTTCGCTTCTGGGCAAGCAGGTTCTGTTCAAATGTCAACAGATCAGCTACGAATTACTGATGGAGGAACAGTGGCATCATCAAGCTTCGGAACTGGAAATGGAAACAACGTTATTGTCAATGCAGATTCTATCGAAATTACAGGGATAAAACCAGGGCGTTCTGCTCCAAGCACCATAGCAGCTACAGCTTTTAATGCTGGAAATGCTGGCAGTTTAACCATAAATACATCGCAATTGCGATTGAAAAATGGAGGAGTAGTTAATTCTGTTGCTTTTGCTACTGGAAATGCTGGCAGTATAAATATTTATGCCGAAAACTTTATAGAAGTAAGTGGAAAAGCTAACAGCTTCCAACCTAGTTTTATAAGCTCATCAGTCAATGTTGCAAATGAAACTGTCAGAAAAATATTTGGACTACCTTTGATCCCAACTGGTTCTGCTGGAAATATAACCATTGACACTCCTTTTTTAAATGTCAATCAAGGAGGCTTAATTAGTGTAGCAAATGAAGGTTTGGGCGATGCAGGAAGACTTGAAATTAAGTCCAATACGATTAACATCACAAACAACGGAGGCGTTACCGCAACCACTACTGTCGGACAGGGTGGTGATATTAATATTACCTCAAATAATATTTTTCTCCGCAATGGAATTATCTCCACAACTGCTGGTCAGCAAGACACAGATGGTGATGGTGGCAACATCAATATCAACACAAATATCCTAGTTCTTGCAGAAAACAGTAGCATCACAGCTAACGCTTTTAAAGGACGAGGCGGAAATATCCTGATAAATGCTCGTGGATTATTCTTCTCTCCCAACAGTCAAATTACAGCTAGTTCACAATTCGGATTGAATGGTGACGTTCAGATCAACGGCTTTTACGTTGACCCTAACGGCATTGAGTCCGTACCATTCGGACTTGCAGAAACTCCAAAAGTTGCATCAGTTTGCCAGGGACAGTCAGACGTGGCAAGAAGTGAATTTGTCATGACTGGCGTGGACAGATTACCTCTGGCCCCTAACGATGTACCACCCATTAAACCAACTTGGCAAGATAATTTTGTTTCCGGTCAGGTCAACAATAATTCAGAGGAGGCAACAGTGCAAACTAACCAAGCAACACAAATTGTAGAAGCTCAAGGTTGGGTGCAAGACTCTTACGGGAATGTTACCTTGACGGCAGAAGCAAATTCAGCAACGCCTTATGCTGTATCGTCCGCTAGCTTATGTTCTGAAGAAAATGTCTTAAAAAATACTCTTACAACCCATGCCCAGCAATGA
- a CDS encoding CHAT domain-containing protein, producing MIRRRDWFKYVFSSILGLLTVVGKPSIIAAQAINKEAQKRNQARLLTQIGEKYLNEGRASEALESWKSATKIYRQLGYEEGITGSLINQNLALQALGLNRFACNTLLQALKLNIDTEICAILPQKSTESTTKLLIAAIDKQKHLPVYLFAWHNLGDVLRLIGKLDESKVVLAKTLSIAGQTSSVDNHEILLSLANTEEAIYKHARNKYYEVEEADFKNEIVDLIQQQALKSLELYQQVNQVSANYPVTQLKSQLHHLSLLIDFEKCLTAELNSGNPKLVEIRNQIQQQIQPSVNRVLKNSSTFSQLSAIQLVYAKLNFANSLSQIPDQQLRSLAIEYGQSALQTAKSTSNQRIKSYSLGTLGKLQPEKSEAYFVKALSLAQSIQAEDIAYQWQQQLGNLYNKQGRAKEALTMYKSAIDNLAQIRDSMLSSNVDIQFFFQEEVEPVYRDYMKLLLKDSNPNLEEVIQTNERLQTAQLENFLKCGKLDLISVNEIPDLNSAYGIINIIDLDDTIEVILQVKDRSLYHYSIEANLVKENVNDLLWSLQDQKLATIDVEQILLPSQALYEKLIAPLASYLPASGTLIFILDKSFQSIPMGILYDGKNYLLDHYSIAATLGSRIRSPKPLSKKRFTALIAALSKPSPSLLDRNAPKGVRSLPKTFEEVKDVQSQTQSSLTVLDENFTSLRLEQEINKNNFPIVHISTHGQFSSDPLKTVLLAYDQVINIREFDKLLKGKVQTDADAIELLVLSACQTAKGNKRSALGMAGVAAQAGARTTIATLWLVDADSTALLMEEFYKELKNGIPKAEALRLAQLTLMKNPKYAHHYYWAPFLLVGSWL from the coding sequence ATGATTAGACGCCGAGACTGGTTTAAGTATGTATTTTCAAGCATTCTAGGGCTATTAACAGTTGTAGGCAAGCCATCCATTATCGCTGCTCAAGCTATAAATAAAGAAGCACAAAAACGTAATCAAGCGCGACTACTAACCCAAATAGGAGAAAAGTATTTAAATGAAGGACGAGCATCGGAGGCTCTTGAGTCCTGGAAATCAGCCACAAAAATTTATCGTCAACTTGGCTACGAAGAGGGTATTACTGGCAGCTTAATTAACCAAAATCTTGCCCTACAAGCTTTAGGATTAAATCGTTTTGCTTGTAACACACTATTACAAGCTCTCAAGCTAAATATAGATACTGAGATTTGTGCCATTTTGCCACAAAAGTCTACTGAATCTACAACAAAACTATTGATAGCAGCGATTGATAAGCAAAAACATTTGCCAGTATATCTATTTGCATGGCACAACTTAGGAGATGTCTTGCGCTTAATTGGTAAATTAGATGAATCAAAGGTGGTTCTTGCAAAAACGCTATCAATTGCAGGGCAAACGTCCTCTGTTGATAATCATGAGATTTTGCTGTCGTTAGCTAATACTGAGGAAGCTATTTATAAGCACGCACGAAATAAATATTATGAAGTAGAAGAAGCAGATTTCAAAAATGAAATCGTGGATTTGATTCAGCAACAAGCACTCAAGTCACTTGAACTTTATCAGCAAGTGAATCAGGTGTCAGCAAATTATCCAGTCACACAATTAAAATCTCAACTGCATCATTTGAGCCTGCTAATAGATTTTGAGAAGTGCTTAACAGCAGAGTTGAACTCAGGTAATCCTAAATTAGTTGAGATTCGCAATCAAATTCAACAACAAATTCAGCCTTCTGTTAACAGAGTTTTGAAAAACTCTTCTACATTTTCTCAATTATCAGCTATCCAATTGGTTTATGCAAAGCTCAATTTTGCTAATAGTTTAAGTCAAATTCCAGATCAGCAATTACGTTCATTAGCTATTGAGTATGGTCAATCTGCTTTGCAAACAGCTAAAAGTACAAGTAATCAGCGAATCAAGTCTTACAGTCTTGGGACTTTGGGTAAATTACAACCAGAAAAATCAGAAGCATATTTTGTAAAAGCTTTAAGTTTGGCTCAATCAATTCAAGCAGAAGATATTGCTTACCAATGGCAACAACAGCTAGGAAACTTATATAACAAGCAAGGAAGGGCTAAAGAAGCCCTCACAATGTACAAGTCTGCTATTGATAACCTGGCGCAAATTCGTGACAGCATGTTGTCAAGCAATGTAGATATACAGTTCTTCTTTCAAGAAGAAGTAGAACCTGTATACCGTGATTATATGAAGTTACTTTTGAAAGATTCTAATCCTAACCTCGAAGAAGTGATTCAGACAAACGAGCGTTTACAAACAGCACAGTTAGAAAATTTTTTGAAATGTGGAAAGCTTGACCTAATTTCTGTTAATGAAATTCCCGATTTAAATAGTGCTTATGGAATAATTAATATCATTGATTTGGATGACACTATAGAAGTTATTTTACAAGTTAAAGACCGCTCTCTTTATCATTACTCTATTGAAGCAAATCTAGTTAAAGAAAATGTTAATGATCTTTTATGGAGTTTACAGGATCAGAAACTCGCAACTATTGATGTAGAACAAATTCTTTTGCCTTCTCAAGCACTTTATGAAAAATTAATTGCCCCACTTGCATCATATTTACCTGCATCAGGAACATTGATATTTATCTTAGATAAATCTTTTCAAAGTATACCAATGGGCATATTATATGATGGAAAAAATTATCTCCTCGATCATTACAGCATTGCAGCCACTCTCGGTTCTAGAATTCGATCTCCCAAACCTTTATCAAAAAAGCGCTTTACAGCTCTCATCGCTGCTTTGTCTAAGCCCAGCCCCAGCTTGTTAGATCGCAACGCTCCTAAAGGCGTCAGATCACTACCCAAAACCTTTGAAGAAGTAAAAGATGTCCAAAGTCAAACACAATCTTCCCTTACAGTACTAGACGAAAACTTTACTAGTCTCCGTCTAGAGCAAGAAATAAATAAAAATAATTTCCCGATAGTTCATATTAGCACTCATGGACAGTTTAGTTCTGACCCTTTAAAGACGGTACTTCTAGCTTACGATCAGGTCATTAATATTAGAGAATTTGACAAATTACTAAAAGGTAAAGTTCAAACTGATGCAGATGCAATTGAGTTATTAGTTTTAAGTGCGTGTCAGACTGCAAAGGGTAATAAAAGGTCAGCATTAGGAATGGCTGGAGTAGCTGCACAAGCAGGTGCGAGAACTACGATAGCTACTTTGTGGCTGGTAGATGCAGATTCTACTGCTTTGTTAATGGAAGAATTCTACAAGGAATTGAAAAATGGTATTCCTAAAGCAGAGGCACTGCGTCTGGCACAACTTACATTAATGAAAAATCCTAAATACGCTCATCATTACTACTGGGCCCCGTTCTTGCTCGTTGGTAGTTGGTTATGA
- a CDS encoding tetratricopeptide repeat protein yields the protein MLIFPNSTSAIQKIFTVKIVALASISTLVVSSYSSAWGQSQLIALRQCKNVDGKVMSSGDRYLPAGSPLCPGDQIHPENGATVTVICYLNRKILYINQNNFSEAANKCAPSQVTEADKYRCTNLKPQNCPTTLKGPDDDNSVPRPRLISPYISGGRILTTRPSISWRTVPGATSYTVEMQGNNVNWQIQVNNTVLPYPKEQSQLKFGSTYRITVLAYQRNSLISYAPLVISVLPEKEQLEIGSLVKQINELKIPPDEAAVKDLDTIYMSKNLVNESIETLKARVAAGSKNPEIYRVLADRYLEAGLPDEALSEYTTAKKLAKSSKNLKELSKVQFGLKLWEFITNYQRARTGPSSNDERI from the coding sequence ATGCTTATTTTCCCAAATTCGACAAGTGCAATCCAAAAAATATTCACAGTTAAAATTGTAGCACTCGCATCAATATCAACACTAGTTGTCTCAAGTTATAGTAGTGCATGGGGACAATCTCAACTAATAGCCTTGCGTCAGTGCAAGAATGTTGATGGTAAAGTGATGAGTTCAGGCGATCGCTACTTGCCAGCAGGTAGTCCGCTCTGTCCGGGAGATCAGATTCACCCAGAGAATGGAGCCACAGTTACAGTCATTTGCTATTTAAATCGAAAAATTTTATACATTAATCAAAACAATTTTTCTGAGGCTGCCAACAAATGTGCGCCATCACAAGTCACTGAGGCAGATAAGTATCGATGTACGAATCTTAAACCGCAGAACTGTCCCACTACACTTAAAGGGCCAGATGATGATAACTCTGTACCAAGGCCAAGATTAATTAGTCCTTACATTAGTGGCGGTAGAATCTTGACTACCCGACCCTCAATTTCTTGGCGTACAGTTCCAGGAGCTACTAGTTACACAGTAGAGATGCAGGGTAATAATGTTAACTGGCAGATACAAGTAAACAATACTGTACTGCCGTATCCAAAGGAGCAATCCCAATTAAAATTTGGAAGTACGTATAGAATTACTGTGCTTGCGTACCAGAGAAACTCTCTGATAAGTTACGCACCCTTAGTAATTAGTGTTTTACCGGAAAAAGAGCAACTGGAGATTGGATCACTGGTTAAACAAATTAACGAATTGAAAATACCTCCAGATGAAGCTGCTGTTAAGGATCTAGATACTATATACATGTCAAAAAATCTGGTAAATGAATCGATAGAGACATTAAAGGCAAGAGTGGCAGCAGGAAGTAAAAACCCTGAAATCTATCGAGTACTGGCAGATCGCTACTTAGAGGCGGGCTTGCCTGATGAGGCCCTTAGTGAATACACAACAGCAAAAAAGTTAGCTAAAAGTAGTAAGAACTTAAAGGAATTATCAAAGGTGCAATTCGGTTTAAAATTGTGGGAATTCATAACCAACTACCAACGAGCAAGAACGGGGCCCAGTAGTAATGATGAGCGTATTTAG
- a CDS encoding protein kinase family protein: MGYCINPLCKQRQNPDDVNHCLFCGTSLLINDRICLVKPLRELTENPFSYMEVFEVDDAGTQWNPGRKQRVMKVLKWNTPKLVDLIERESLTLRLIEHPCIPKSTIDDFFTFIPNNSSLTLHCLIMDKFEGENLEQWLESNGRISQSVALQWLRQLVEILDEVHRTEIFHRDIKPSNIILQSSGQLALIDFGVARRVTDTYLAKVSGSGGSSTGRGGRYEITSVSTPRYSPLEQVNGQAVPQSDFYALGRTFVQLVTGIQLMDLPINKKTGNLIWREQTPQIDKPFADFLDELMAPLPGQRPQTTRVILQRLEKLPQQIKNYRLANSKVFQYSKYTLMILGFIGGVFLSIPLAANYLVTQGEKLEAANNSPAAQNFFYWAIKIRPQSNRTISSFYFNKGVRSTKDLGLAKKYYELAIKYNNRDADAYTNLAFVCQQLNQNDCAIKNYENSFKFKPDNWESRFGLALFYDDRRMYDLAEKQYKLAIEMSREAIPAINNLSRLKILDGKYNVAIALAKSGLQKTENIQLQSTLYKNLGWAKLELKRYAEAKADLEKSTKLDARTDAYCLLAQAQEALGEINDARLTWEICLIAESNQLEVQQWRLQILKRLLGEFVTPSSP; encoded by the coding sequence ATGGGTTACTGTATCAACCCTCTTTGCAAACAACGTCAAAATCCCGATGACGTTAATCACTGTCTCTTCTGTGGGACTTCATTGCTAATTAACGACCGCATTTGTCTAGTTAAGCCATTAAGGGAGCTTACCGAAAACCCATTTAGCTATATGGAAGTTTTTGAAGTGGACGATGCCGGTACTCAATGGAATCCTGGGCGTAAGCAGCGAGTCATGAAAGTTTTAAAATGGAACACACCTAAGTTAGTTGATCTCATTGAGCGGGAATCCCTCACCTTACGGCTTATTGAACACCCATGCATTCCTAAAAGTACTATAGATGACTTTTTCACTTTTATTCCGAACAATAGCTCTCTAACATTGCATTGTTTAATCATGGATAAATTTGAAGGAGAAAACTTAGAACAATGGTTAGAGTCTAATGGGCGAATTTCACAATCCGTAGCATTACAATGGCTTCGACAGTTAGTTGAAATCCTTGATGAAGTACACCGTACAGAAATTTTTCATAGAGATATTAAACCTTCTAATATAATTCTTCAGTCAAGTGGACAACTTGCATTAATTGATTTTGGTGTAGCACGGCGAGTGACTGATACCTACTTGGCAAAAGTCAGTGGAAGTGGGGGTTCTAGCACAGGTAGGGGAGGACGATACGAAATTACATCTGTCAGTACACCTCGTTACTCTCCATTGGAACAAGTAAATGGTCAAGCAGTACCTCAATCAGACTTCTATGCTCTGGGTCGGACTTTTGTGCAATTAGTTACTGGTATTCAATTGATGGATCTTCCAATAAATAAAAAGACAGGAAATCTAATTTGGAGAGAGCAAACGCCGCAGATTGACAAGCCCTTCGCTGATTTTCTTGATGAATTAATGGCTCCTTTACCAGGGCAGCGTCCGCAAACAACTAGAGTCATTTTGCAGAGGTTAGAAAAACTACCTCAGCAAATTAAAAATTATAGATTAGCTAATTCTAAAGTTTTTCAATATAGCAAATATACATTGATGATTTTGGGATTTATTGGGGGTGTCTTTCTATCTATACCTCTAGCAGCTAACTATTTAGTAACTCAAGGAGAAAAGTTAGAAGCAGCAAATAATTCTCCGGCGGCACAAAATTTTTTTTACTGGGCTATAAAAATTCGTCCTCAGAGTAATCGTACTATCTCAAGTTTTTACTTTAATAAAGGTGTTCGTAGCACCAAAGACCTTGGGTTAGCTAAAAAATATTATGAATTAGCAATTAAATATAATAACCGGGATGCAGATGCTTATACTAATTTAGCTTTTGTTTGCCAGCAATTAAACCAAAATGACTGTGCGATTAAGAATTATGAAAATTCCTTCAAATTCAAGCCTGACAATTGGGAATCGCGTTTTGGGCTAGCACTTTTTTATGATGATAGACGAATGTATGATTTGGCAGAAAAACAGTATAAGTTAGCCATTGAAATGAGTAGAGAAGCAATACCAGCTATTAATAATTTATCAAGATTGAAGATTTTAGATGGCAAATATAATGTAGCAATTGCTTTAGCTAAATCCGGCTTACAAAAAACTGAAAATATTCAATTACAGTCTACTTTATACAAAAACTTAGGTTGGGCAAAATTAGAGTTAAAACGTTACGCCGAGGCTAAGGCTGACTTGGAAAAATCAACAAAGCTGGATGCCAGGACAGACGCTTACTGTTTATTAGCGCAAGCGCAAGAAGCATTAGGTGAAATTAACGACGCCAGACTGACTTGGGAAATCTGTTTGATTGCCGAGTCTAATCAGTTAGAAGTTCAGCAGTGGAGATTGCAAATATTAAAGCGTTTATTGGGAGAGTTTGTGACGCCATCTTCGCCCTAA
- a CDS encoding NB-ARC domain-containing protein: MINTVTVFSTESQFQAPTHSSLNQTGEESPKVLFTVKVTFELALAVVNKLVFDKKGRYLSEAEILVMRGAWHDDDYEEIASNSSYSPNYLKGGIARRLWDMLSETIGNGKRVGKKNLRDFLEQVTEEYYAQSASKEEHNFPTNDLIQVLGGQLPDVSSFYGRVKELTLLKELVAKQRCISLVGVAGIGKTALAAKLLAEISAESQPRFDYLIWKSVAHAPLLQDLATELLDLIEPLETPSSSPKYTQAMITMLLKQMQSRRCLVVLDESEALFQTKNLEQRLDYRLFFRRLVEEQHQSCLLLTNRILLDELNDLIVAKRPLRFFRIEGLDEDAAMQFLSKKGLTDTEKCHQLIQTYRGNPSELEAVIERINHFFSGSTQVFFQNPTTLVSSKFEEMLNHVFGHVLTEIERKILIYTAEEIVSTKESISFAKLLSDIRQRQKASVSTLELIKALENLEKQSLIESSKNLVTKEISFTLQPVIKKYILTDPQGLVRVSDALPNLAVAS; this comes from the coding sequence ATGATTAACACGGTTACAGTTTTTAGTACTGAATCGCAATTCCAGGCTCCTACTCATTCCTCCCTTAACCAAACAGGAGAGGAGTCACCAAAAGTACTTTTTACGGTGAAAGTTACTTTTGAACTAGCCCTAGCTGTAGTAAATAAGTTAGTATTTGACAAAAAAGGTAGATATCTATCCGAGGCTGAAATCCTTGTTATGAGGGGAGCGTGGCATGACGATGATTATGAAGAAATAGCAAGTAACTCATCCTACAGTCCTAACTACTTGAAAGGTGGCATAGCCCGTCGATTGTGGGATATGCTTTCTGAAACGATTGGAAATGGCAAACGGGTTGGCAAAAAGAATCTGCGTGATTTTTTGGAACAAGTTACTGAAGAATATTATGCTCAATCTGCGTCAAAAGAGGAGCATAATTTCCCCACCAACGACTTAATACAAGTTCTGGGAGGACAACTCCCTGATGTGTCTAGTTTTTACGGACGAGTAAAGGAACTGACTCTTTTAAAAGAATTAGTAGCTAAACAGCGATGTATATCCTTGGTAGGAGTAGCAGGAATCGGGAAAACTGCATTAGCGGCAAAACTTTTAGCGGAAATTAGTGCAGAATCTCAACCTAGATTTGATTATTTGATTTGGAAATCAGTTGCTCATGCACCACTACTTCAAGACTTAGCAACCGAACTTTTAGATTTAATTGAGCCTTTAGAAACACCCTCAAGCTCACCTAAGTACACCCAGGCAATGATTACAATGTTGCTGAAGCAGATGCAATCGCGCCGTTGCTTGGTGGTGCTAGATGAATCTGAAGCGTTATTTCAGACAAAAAATTTAGAGCAACGGCTAGATTACAGACTATTTTTTCGCCGTTTAGTAGAAGAACAGCATCAAAGCTGTTTGCTCTTGACTAATCGAATTCTGCTTGATGAGCTTAATGATCTGATAGTAGCGAAGCGACCTCTTCGATTTTTTAGAATTGAAGGTTTAGATGAAGATGCGGCAATGCAGTTTTTGTCTAAGAAAGGATTGACTGACACAGAAAAATGCCATCAATTAATTCAAACTTATCGTGGAAATCCTTCAGAGCTAGAGGCAGTAATTGAGAGAATTAATCACTTTTTTTCTGGCAGTACACAAGTATTTTTTCAAAACCCAACAACTCTTGTTAGTAGTAAGTTTGAAGAAATGCTTAATCATGTTTTTGGTCACGTATTGACAGAAATTGAGCGAAAAATTCTGATTTACACAGCAGAGGAGATAGTTTCAACTAAAGAATCTATTAGCTTTGCCAAATTATTAAGTGATATCAGGCAGAGACAGAAAGCGTCTGTGTCAACTTTAGAGTTGATTAAAGCATTAGAAAACCTTGAAAAGCAATCATTGATTGAAAGCAGTAAAAATCTAGTTACTAAAGAAATTAGTTTTACTCTCCAGCCAGTAATTAAAAAGTATATTTTAACCGATCCACAAGGATTAGTGCGTGTATCCGATGCTTTGCCAAATTTAGCGGTCGCATCTTAA